From Candidatus Neomarinimicrobiota bacterium, the proteins below share one genomic window:
- the gltX_1 gene encoding glutamate--tRNA ligase — MNQPAIRVRFAPSPTGYLHIGGARTALFNYLYARSMGGTYLLRIEDTDTERSSQEMIEQILDSLSWLGLLPDEPYVLQSDNILAHQHAVDTLLNEDKAYRCFCTKEDLEAEKEKAARENRPYRYSGKCRNLTDQEIRENLDQKMPFTVRLKVPHEGVTRFKDMVFKSIEVQNSEIDDFIIMRSDKTPVYQLAVVVDDTLMGITHVIRGEDHLSNTPKQIHLYLALGYPVPRFAHVPLILAPDGKRLSKRHGATSVGEFRDMGFLPEGFINGLIHLGWGTSGNQTIYTLDELIRTFRITDVSKKGAIFDLQKMIWINGQHISGKPSTELFPWVTRAWLRAGLLSQDDIEDRKTYLHQAIDLLKTRMKLITDFVSFGSYVLKDPVSYDPEAVEKSWAHPKVQVLMNHYIKSLEALDPFDPENLEETLRHITNEAGEKAAVLIHAVRLAVTGFSVSPGLFELLSLLGKKVVIRRLKKAVDYLQT; from the coding sequence ATGAATCAGCCAGCAATCCGGGTCCGTTTTGCTCCCAGTCCAACGGGATATCTGCACATTGGCGGGGCCAGAACAGCCCTTTTTAATTATTTATACGCCAGAAGCATGGGTGGGACATATCTTTTACGGATTGAGGATACGGATACCGAACGCTCATCACAGGAGATGATAGAGCAAATTCTGGACTCATTGTCCTGGCTGGGACTTTTGCCGGATGAGCCTTATGTTCTTCAGTCTGACAATATTCTAGCCCATCAGCACGCAGTAGACACTTTACTGAATGAGGACAAGGCCTATCGTTGTTTTTGCACAAAAGAGGATCTTGAGGCAGAGAAAGAAAAAGCTGCCCGGGAAAACAGGCCTTATCGATACAGTGGTAAGTGCCGGAATCTGACGGATCAGGAAATCCGGGAGAACCTGGATCAAAAGATGCCCTTTACAGTGCGTCTGAAAGTGCCCCATGAGGGCGTGACGCGTTTCAAGGATATGGTTTTCAAATCCATTGAAGTTCAAAATTCAGAAATTGATGATTTTATTATTATGCGTTCCGATAAAACGCCGGTATATCAGCTGGCGGTGGTGGTGGACGACACACTGATGGGGATCACTCATGTTATCCGGGGCGAGGATCACCTTTCCAATACTCCAAAGCAGATACATCTCTATCTGGCCCTTGGATATCCTGTTCCCCGCTTTGCCCATGTCCCTTTGATTCTGGCACCGGACGGAAAGCGTTTAAGCAAGCGGCATGGTGCTACCTCGGTAGGAGAATTCCGGGATATGGGATTCCTGCCCGAGGGATTTATCAACGGTTTGATTCATCTGGGATGGGGGACATCGGGAAACCAGACAATTTATACATTGGATGAATTGATCCGCACATTCAGAATCACGGATGTGTCGAAAAAGGGAGCCATTTTTGATCTGCAGAAAATGATCTGGATCAATGGCCAACATATTTCAGGAAAACCTTCTACTGAACTTTTTCCATGGGTAACCCGGGCATGGTTGAGGGCAGGCCTTTTATCACAGGACGATATAGAAGACAGAAAAACTTATCTGCACCAGGCCATCGATTTGCTAAAAACCCGGATGAAGCTTATCACAGACTTCGTATCCTTTGGATCTTATGTATTGAAAGATCCGGTAAGCTATGATCCCGAGGCGGTTGAAAAGAGTTGGGCTCATCCAAAGGTGCAAGTTCTCATGAACCACTACATCAAATCGCTGGAAGCGCTAGATCCCTTTGATCCGGAAAATCTGGAAGAAACCCTGCGCCATATTACAAACGAAGCCGGTGAAAAGGCAGCGGTTCTCATTCATGCCGTAAGGCTGGCGGTGACTGGATTTTCCGTGAGCCCGGGACTTTTTGAACTGTTATCGCTTCTGGGTAAAAAGGTCGTTATCAGAAGACTTAAAAAAGCCGTAGATTATTTGCAAACCTAA